The following are encoded together in the Synchiropus splendidus isolate RoL2022-P1 chromosome 7, RoL_Sspl_1.0, whole genome shotgun sequence genome:
- the elovl7a gene encoding elongation of very long chain fatty acids protein 7a: MFMVFLVLLAQDSVKLMDWKFECHSFPSPESGSTDSTGCSDTSVSLSSEMEFANVRSSASMIYDRFIQNADSRTEDWLLMSSPLPQSIIIAAYIYFVTSLGPRIMENRKAFDLKGVLIVYNFGVVALSLYMCYEFVMSGWGTGYSFHCDLVDYSENPQAVRMAATCWLYYFSKFIEMLDTIFFVLRKKNSQVTFLHVYHHSIMPFTWWFGVRFAAGGLGTFHALLNCVVHVIMYTYYGLTALGPNYQKYLWWKKYLTTIQLIQFVMVTSHISQYFFIKDCPYQFPIFVYIIGLYGLIFLFLFLNFWYHAYTKGKRLPKVLQAQTWAHHSSGLINGNANHNKNE, translated from the exons ATGTTCATGGTCTTCTTGGTTCTTCTTGCACAAGACTCTGTAAAGTTGATGGACTGGAAATTTGAGTGTCATTCTTTTCCCTCTCCTGAGAGCGGAAGCACCGACTCCACTGGCTGTTCTGATACTAGTGTTTCTCTTTCTTCAGAAATGGAGTTTGCTAACGTCAGGTCCTCAGCGTCCATGATCTACGACCGATTCATCCAGAATGCAG ACTCCAGGACGGAAGACTGGCTGCTCATGTCATCGCCCCTCCCCCAGAGCATCATCATCGCAGCCTACATCTACTTTGTGACCTCGCTGGGGCCTCGAATCATGGAGAACCGGAAGGCCTTCGACCTGAAGGGGGTGCTCATCGTTTACAACTTCGGAGTGGTGGCGCTGTCGCTCTACATGTGCTATGAA TTTGTCATGTCCGGCTGGGGCACGGGCTACTCCTTCCACTGCGATCTGGTGGACTACTCTGAAAATCCCCAGGCCGTGAGG ATGGCGGCAACGTGTTGGCTGTACTACTTCTCCAAGTTCATCGAGATGCTGGACACG ATCTTCTTTGtgctgaggaagaaaaacagccaGGTGACGTTCCTCCACGTCTACCACCACTCCATCATGCCCTTCACCTGGTGGTTTGGAGTCCGCTTCGCTGCCG GTGGTTTGGGAACATTTCACGCGCTGCTCAACTGCGTGGTCCACGTCATCATGTACACCTACTACGGCCTGACGGCTCTGGGGCCGAATTACCAGAAGTACCTGTGGTGGAAGAAGTACCTGACCACCATCCAGCTG ATCCAGTTTGTGATGGTGACCAGCCACATCTCCCAGTATTTCTTCATCAAGGACTGCCCGTACCAGTTCCCCATCTTCGTCTACATCATCGGCCTGTACggcctcatcttcctcttcctcttcctcaactTCTGGTACCACGCCTACACCAAAGGCAAGCGGCTCCCCAAAGTCCTGCAGGCTCAGACGTGGGCTCACCACAGCAGCGGCCTCATCAACGGAAACGCCAACCACAACAAGAACGAGTGA